The following proteins are co-located in the Pyrococcus abyssi GE5 genome:
- a CDS encoding ABC transporter ATP-binding protein: protein MALLDVRNLRVYYRTPVGYVRAVDGVSFEVGEGEVFGVAGESGCGKSTLVHSLILRKPPMEYKGGSAIFKGRDLMSLPRDELRKIQYSELSIIPQYAMNALNPTKRIKDIVWDLAREHGYADRREVEELLRERLSMVKLSPRVADMYPVELSGGMRQRATMVVSTLLNPDLLIADEITSALDVTTQRVVIELLHHFMQEGIVKSIIFVTHDLALLRQIADRVMVMYAGKVVEIGPMEEVLENPAHPYTQLLLNSLPRMGVHYKRERLSGIPGYPISLLNPPRGCRFYTRCPFAMEHCPEVEPKLVKVGKEHYAACHLLGGES, encoded by the coding sequence ATGGCTCTGCTTGATGTTAGGAATCTTAGGGTTTATTATCGGACTCCTGTTGGTTATGTTAGGGCTGTTGATGGTGTTAGTTTTGAGGTTGGGGAGGGTGAGGTTTTTGGTGTTGCTGGGGAGAGTGGTTGTGGTAAGTCAACCCTAGTCCACTCTTTAATCCTTAGAAAACCCCCAATGGAGTATAAAGGAGGTTCTGCAATCTTCAAGGGTAGGGATTTAATGTCCTTGCCCAGGGATGAATTAAGGAAAATCCAGTATTCTGAACTCTCTATAATCCCGCAGTACGCTATGAATGCTTTGAATCCTACTAAGAGGATCAAGGATATTGTTTGGGATTTGGCTAGGGAGCATGGTTACGCTGACAGGAGGGAGGTTGAGGAGTTATTAAGGGAGAGGTTGAGCATGGTTAAGCTTAGTCCTAGGGTTGCGGACATGTATCCTGTTGAGTTGAGTGGTGGGATGAGGCAGCGTGCTACAATGGTGGTCTCAACACTATTAAACCCTGACTTACTGATTGCCGATGAAATTACATCAGCTTTAGACGTTACTACTCAAAGGGTTGTCATTGAATTATTACACCATTTTATGCAGGAGGGCATTGTAAAGTCGATAATCTTTGTAACTCATGATTTAGCCTTGTTGAGGCAGATTGCTGATAGGGTTATGGTCATGTACGCTGGGAAGGTTGTGGAGATTGGTCCAATGGAGGAAGTGCTTGAGAATCCTGCTCACCCTTACACGCAATTACTCTTGAATTCTCTCCCTAGAATGGGTGTTCATTATAAGAGGGAGAGGTTGAGTGGAATTCCTGGGTATCCGATTAGCCTCTTGAATCCACCGAGGGGTTGCAGGTTTTACACTAGGTGTCCCTTTGCAATGGAGCATTGTCCCGAGGTTGAGCCTAAACTGGTCAAGGTTGGAAAAGAGCATTATGCTGCATGCCACTTGTTGGGGGGTGAATCCTAA
- a CDS encoding ABC transporter permease, whose amino-acid sequence MGFKQYLKRKIVIYFLTFLFAVTLNWLLPRLMPGDPIQIMINSALGLSPQERETLLKFYEDLYGLNKPLYVQFINFWKSLLRGDLGYSILYRDSVSNIIKHALPYDIAILFPAIVLSWIIGNWLGALAGKNKKYDKYLMPVFYFLASIPYFWFAMVLVYFLGVKLNIFPYQGAYSQNLVPSFSITFIVDFLKHWILPFLSLFIVMIGSWAIGMRNMIIYELEADYVRYLEALGASEKLLTKHAYRNAILPQVTGLALQLGLMVAGAIATEIVFNYPGVGVLLMHAALSQDYFLLQGGFLMVIIAVLVANFIIDIVYALIDPRVRVSYEEG is encoded by the coding sequence ATGGGGTTTAAGCAGTATCTAAAGAGGAAGATAGTTATCTATTTCCTGACGTTCCTCTTTGCCGTAACCCTCAATTGGCTCTTGCCCAGGCTTATGCCTGGGGATCCTATTCAAATAATGATAAACTCCGCATTGGGATTATCCCCTCAGGAAAGGGAAACCTTATTGAAATTTTACGAGGATCTTTATGGGTTAAATAAGCCCCTTTACGTTCAGTTCATAAACTTTTGGAAATCCCTGCTGAGGGGAGATCTCGGGTATAGTATATTGTATAGGGATTCGGTTTCAAATATAATAAAGCATGCCCTCCCCTATGATATTGCGATATTATTCCCTGCTATAGTTTTAAGCTGGATAATTGGAAACTGGTTAGGTGCGTTGGCTGGAAAGAACAAAAAGTACGACAAGTACTTAATGCCAGTGTTCTACTTCCTAGCAAGCATCCCATATTTCTGGTTCGCAATGGTTTTGGTGTACTTCCTGGGCGTTAAGCTGAACATCTTCCCTTATCAAGGAGCCTACAGCCAAAACCTCGTTCCATCGTTCTCGATAACCTTCATAGTGGACTTCCTAAAGCACTGGATACTCCCGTTCCTTAGCCTCTTCATAGTCATGATAGGAAGCTGGGCCATAGGAATGAGGAACATGATAATCTACGAGCTTGAGGCGGATTACGTCCGCTACCTAGAAGCCCTCGGTGCCAGTGAGAAGCTGCTAACCAAGCACGCCTACAGGAATGCAATCCTTCCACAGGTTACTGGGCTCGCGCTCCAGCTCGGTTTGATGGTGGCTGGAGCCATAGCAACTGAAATAGTCTTCAACTACCCTGGGGTCGGAGTTTTATTAATGCACGCCGCGCTTAGCCAGGATTACTTCCTTCTCCAGGGAGGATTCTTGATGGTTATCATAGCCGTCCTCGTTGCGAACTTCATCATAGACATAGTCTACGCCCTTATCGATCCTCGCGTTAGGGTCAGCTACGAGGAGGGCTGA
- a CDS encoding ABC transporter ATP-binding protein, with translation MLLEVQNLTKIFTSGLIGGYQVRAVDNVTFSIKEGEIVSLVGESGSGKTTIGKLILRLIKPTSGKILFKGEDIWSFDKDKLMNYYYKNVQAVFQDPFASFNPLYKVDRVFDLVFRTFLKNVSDVEKDELVRRALESVGLNPREILGKFPHQLSGGQLQRILIARALLVEPSLLIADEAVSMLDASTRIDVLNLLGEFRDNHGTSVIFITHDLALGYYISDKIIIMYRGSIVEWGDTEKVFDNPLHPYTKMLLESVPDLNVKWEFKGIEPEREEGKVWELKGCKFAPRCSLAKDKCWKIRPEPVEVEKNHWVACHLYGGS, from the coding sequence ATGCTCTTAGAAGTTCAAAACCTGACTAAAATTTTTACATCTGGATTAATTGGTGGTTATCAAGTTAGGGCCGTGGACAATGTCACCTTCTCCATAAAAGAAGGCGAGATAGTTTCACTAGTAGGAGAAAGCGGAAGCGGAAAAACAACCATCGGCAAGTTAATACTTAGGTTAATCAAACCCACAAGCGGAAAAATACTCTTTAAGGGAGAGGACATCTGGAGCTTCGATAAAGATAAGCTGATGAACTACTACTATAAAAACGTTCAGGCTGTTTTTCAAGATCCCTTCGCCTCTTTTAATCCCCTCTATAAGGTTGATAGGGTCTTTGACCTTGTCTTTAGAACGTTCTTGAAGAACGTTTCCGATGTCGAAAAGGATGAGCTCGTTAGGAGGGCTTTGGAGAGCGTAGGTTTGAATCCCAGGGAGATCCTGGGGAAGTTCCCCCACCAGCTGAGCGGTGGCCAACTGCAAAGAATTTTAATAGCTAGGGCCTTACTCGTCGAGCCCTCCTTACTGATAGCTGATGAGGCCGTTTCTATGCTCGATGCCTCAACTAGGATAGATGTCCTGAACCTCTTGGGGGAATTCAGGGATAATCATGGAACTTCCGTTATATTCATAACCCATGACCTTGCCCTCGGTTACTACATCAGTGACAAAATAATCATAATGTACAGGGGTAGCATCGTTGAATGGGGGGACACCGAGAAGGTCTTTGACAATCCCCTCCACCCCTACACCAAGATGCTTCTTGAGAGCGTTCCAGACCTTAACGTCAAGTGGGAGTTCAAGGGAATAGAGCCCGAACGCGAAGAGGGGAAAGTGTGGGAGCTTAAAGGGTGCAAGTTCGCTCCCAGGTGTTCTCTAGCTAAGGATAAGTGCTGGAAGATTAGGCCCGAGCCAGTTGAGGTTGAGAAGAATCACTGGGTTGCGTGTCATCTCTATGGGGGGAGCTGA
- the glmD gene encoding glucosamine-6-phosphate deaminase translates to MHATLSEIRKAPEGIIKAQEAFESVKDEISLPRRITYTGCGSSNFLSQLLAMATNALGGEGFSLPSSEFLNARNYYFLNHELIVAISRSGETTEVLKVLDVANSKTLGITAYESSLSRNADYSLVVHTPEESVVMTHSFQAFYFAYLQLLRNSYGFDPYDHSDVVELSKEALANEDYVKWMVEDFDFKRVFFLGSGILYPVALEGMLKMKEMALFWSEACQTFEVRHGFKSVIDSETLVVLMVDYEHEWHEKLIKELQGQGAKVLLIGKESLGAKYFIEMPRSDSLLKPIFVLPVVQLLSYYKAVKRGLNPDNPRFLEKVVRW, encoded by the coding sequence ATGCATGCTACCTTATCTGAAATTAGGAAAGCCCCTGAAGGTATAATTAAGGCCCAGGAAGCCTTTGAATCCGTTAAAGATGAAATAAGCCTTCCCAGGAGAATAACGTACACTGGCTGTGGCTCCTCGAACTTCCTATCCCAGCTATTGGCAATGGCCACGAACGCCCTAGGTGGAGAAGGATTTTCCCTACCGAGCTCCGAATTCCTGAACGCAAGGAACTACTATTTCCTAAATCACGAGCTAATAGTGGCTATCTCCAGGTCTGGGGAAACAACCGAGGTCTTGAAAGTTCTCGACGTTGCGAATTCAAAGACGCTTGGGATAACAGCTTACGAGAGCTCCCTATCTAGGAACGCCGATTATTCATTGGTAGTTCATACTCCGGAGGAGAGCGTTGTGATGACTCACTCGTTCCAGGCATTTTATTTCGCCTACCTTCAACTCCTGAGGAACTCCTATGGGTTTGATCCTTACGATCACTCCGATGTAGTGGAGTTATCGAAGGAAGCCCTAGCAAACGAGGATTACGTGAAGTGGATGGTGGAGGACTTCGACTTCAAGAGGGTCTTCTTCCTGGGGTCTGGGATTCTCTATCCTGTGGCCCTTGAAGGCATGCTGAAGATGAAGGAGATGGCCCTCTTTTGGAGCGAGGCTTGTCAAACCTTCGAAGTCAGGCACGGCTTTAAATCGGTGATAGACTCCGAAACCCTCGTCGTTTTGATGGTAGATTATGAGCACGAGTGGCATGAAAAGCTAATTAAGGAACTTCAAGGACAAGGGGCTAAGGTTCTCCTGATTGGGAAGGAATCTCTAGGGGCAAAGTATTTCATAGAAATGCCCAGGAGCGATTCCCTGCTCAAACCGATTTTTGTTCTGCCTGTAGTTCAGTTACTCTCCTACTATAAGGCCGTTAAGCGCGGTCTCAACCCCGACAATCCGAGGTTCCTTGAGAAGGTTGTGAGGTGGTAA
- a CDS encoding ABC transporter permease has protein sequence MKGKADILRLAFRNNKFKFGIGLISFFVLFAIIGPLFTPFASDGLYYEKVGKIELPAYSSKTLPPMTRENITIMYTGKTIEVLHILGTDKEGKDLYAELVYGLRTSLWIAVLAAIIGTTLGITIGLVSGYKGGIVDELLMMFVNIMLVIPSIVLLILVAAFLEARSPEVQALIIGLTNWPWVARSVRAQTLSLKNREFVNLSKIVGLSDLRIIFEEIMPNMISYIFMAGILQVSGAILASATLDFIGLGPTTVVSLGVILQKAIMHNALQFGWWWWFIPPGLIITLIITALFFVNLGMEEVFNPRLRGE, from the coding sequence ATGAAGGGAAAGGCAGATATCTTGAGGTTAGCATTTAGGAACAACAAGTTCAAGTTCGGGATAGGATTAATATCATTCTTTGTCCTCTTCGCTATAATAGGACCGCTCTTCACTCCTTTCGCCAGTGATGGACTGTACTATGAGAAAGTGGGAAAAATAGAGCTGCCCGCTTATTCCTCAAAGACCCTACCTCCAATGACGAGGGAGAATATAACCATAATGTACACCGGAAAGACAATCGAGGTTCTCCACATCCTTGGAACCGACAAGGAGGGTAAAGACCTCTACGCCGAGCTAGTTTATGGCCTCAGAACTAGCCTCTGGATAGCTGTGTTGGCTGCAATAATTGGAACTACCCTTGGAATAACCATAGGCCTGGTCTCGGGTTACAAGGGCGGAATAGTGGATGAGCTGTTGATGATGTTCGTTAACATAATGCTCGTAATTCCTTCAATAGTTCTCCTAATACTTGTGGCGGCTTTCCTCGAGGCAAGGAGCCCTGAGGTTCAAGCCCTGATAATAGGGCTAACGAATTGGCCTTGGGTCGCTAGGTCAGTAAGGGCCCAAACGCTCTCGCTTAAGAACAGGGAATTCGTCAATCTGAGCAAGATAGTTGGACTAAGCGACCTAAGGATAATCTTCGAGGAGATAATGCCCAACATGATATCCTACATCTTCATGGCCGGGATACTTCAGGTTAGTGGAGCAATCTTAGCCTCGGCAACTTTAGACTTCATAGGCCTAGGGCCGACAACCGTGGTTTCCCTGGGAGTCATTCTTCAGAAGGCAATAATGCACAACGCCCTCCAGTTCGGCTGGTGGTGGTGGTTCATTCCCCCAGGACTGATAATAACCCTGATTATTACTGCATTATTCTTCGTGAACCTTGGAATGGAAGAGGTGTTTAATCCTAGGCTTAGGGGTGAGTAG